A single genomic interval of Rhododendron vialii isolate Sample 1 chromosome 3a, ASM3025357v1 harbors:
- the LOC131318394 gene encoding enolase isoform X2, whose translation MAKIQFVKARQIFDSRGNPTVEVDVGLDNGIKARAAVPSGASTGVYEALELRDGGSDYLGKGVSKAVDNVNSIIGPALIGKDPTEQTAIDNFMVQQLDGTVNEWGWCKQKLGANAILAVSLAVCKAGASALNIPLYKHIANLAGNKKLVLPVPAFNVINGGSHAGNKLAMQEFMILPVGAVTFKEAMKMGVEVYHHLKSVIKKKYGQDATNVGDEGGFAPNIQENKEGLELLKTAIAKAGYTGKVVIGMDVAASEFYGASDKSYDLNFKEENNDGSQKISGKELKDLYKSFVSEYPIVSIEDPFDQDDWEHYALMTSEIGEKVQIVGDDLLVTNPKRVEKAIKEKSCNALLLKVNQIGSVTESIEAVRMSKHAGWGVMASHRSGETEDTFIADLSVGLATGQIKTGAPCRSERLAKYNQLLRIEEELGSEAVYAGKSFRMPVEPY comes from the exons ATGGCCAAGATCCAGTTCGTCAAAGCACGACAGATCTTCGACAGCCGTGGAAATCCGACGGTCGAG GTTGATGTTGGTCTAGAtaatggtatcaaagctagagcTGCTGTTCCAAGTGGGGCATCCACTG GAGTCTATGAAGCACTTGAATTAAGAGATGGAGGGTCTGACTACCTTGGTAAAGGTGTATCAAAG GCTGTTGATAATGTCAACTCAATTATTGGCCCTGCACTCATTGGCAAG GATCCAACGGAACAGACTGCGATTGATAATTTCATGGTTCAACAACTTGATGGAACTGTAAATGAGTGGGGTTGGTGCAAGCAAAAG CTTGGAGCAAATGCTATATTGGCCGTGTCTCTTGCTGTTTGCAAAGCTGGTGCTAGTGCCCTGAATATTCCCCTTTACAAG CATATCGCCAACCTTGCCGGAAACAAGAAGCTGGTGTTGCCAGTTCCTGCTTTTAATGTCATCAATGGCGGATCACATGCAGGAAATAAACTTGCTATGCAG GAGTTTATGATTCTTCCGGTTGGAGCTGTTACTTTCAAGGAGGCAATGAAAATGGGTGTGGAAGTCTATCACCATTTGAAG AGTGTGATTAAAAAGAAGTACGGTCAAGATGCAACAAATGTTGGTGATGAAGGTGGCTTTGCTCCTAATATTCAG GAGAACAAGGAAGGCCTTGAATTACTTAAAACCGCTATTGCTAAAGCCGGTTATACAGGAAAG GTCGTTATTGGAATGGATGTTGCTGCATCTGAATTTTATGGTGCGTCCGACAAGAGCTATGATTTGAACTTCAAGGAAGAA AACAATGATGGCTCACAAAAGATCTCAGGAAAGGAGCTCAAGGATCTCTACAAGTCATTTGTGAGTGAATACCCTATTGTATCAATTGAAGATCCGTTTGACCAAGACGACTGGGAGCACTACGCCTTGATGACGAGTGAAATTGGCGAAAAAGTACAGATTGTGGGAGATGATCTCTTGGTCACTAATCCCAAG AGAGTTGAGAAGGCAATCAAGGAGAAATCTTGCAACGCACTTCTTTTGAAG GTTAATCAAATTGGATCTGTAACTGAGAGCATTGAAGCTGTGAGAATGTCCAAGCATGCTGGTTGGGGAGTAATGGCCAGTCACCGCAG TGGAGAGACAGAGGACACTTTCATTGCTGATCTCTCTGTGGGTTTGGCAACG GGCCAAATTAAGACGGGAGCTCCATGCAGATCAGAGCGTCTTGCCAAGTATAATCAG CTCTTGCGAATTGAAGAGGAGCTTGGTTCTGAGGCAGTGTATGCAGGAAAGAGCTTCCGCATGCCCGTTGAGCCCTATTAG
- the LOC131318394 gene encoding enolase isoform X1, giving the protein MAKIQFVKARQIFDSRGNPTVEVDVGLDNGIKARAAVPSGASTGVYEALELRDGGSDYLGKGVSKAVDNVNSIIGPALIGKDPTEQTAIDNFMVQQLDGTVNEWGWCKQKLGANAILAVSLAVCKAGASALNIPLYKHIANLAGNKKLVLPVPAFNVINGGSHAGNKLAMQEFMILPVGAVTFKEAMKMGVEVYHHLKSVIKKKYGQDATNVGDEGGFAPNIQENKEGLELLKTAIAKAGYTGKVVIGMDVAASEFYGASDKSYDLNFKEENNDGSQKISGKELKDLYKSFVSEYPIVSIEDPFDQDDWEHYALMTSEIGEKVQIVGDDLLVTNPKRVEKAIKEKSCNALLLKVNQIGSVTESIEAVRMSKHAGWGVMASHRSGETEDTFIADLSVGLATGQIKTGAPCRSERLAKYNQVNIFVFSCAPSLCFFSGFASNSGCVWISDLK; this is encoded by the exons ATGGCCAAGATCCAGTTCGTCAAAGCACGACAGATCTTCGACAGCCGTGGAAATCCGACGGTCGAG GTTGATGTTGGTCTAGAtaatggtatcaaagctagagcTGCTGTTCCAAGTGGGGCATCCACTG GAGTCTATGAAGCACTTGAATTAAGAGATGGAGGGTCTGACTACCTTGGTAAAGGTGTATCAAAG GCTGTTGATAATGTCAACTCAATTATTGGCCCTGCACTCATTGGCAAG GATCCAACGGAACAGACTGCGATTGATAATTTCATGGTTCAACAACTTGATGGAACTGTAAATGAGTGGGGTTGGTGCAAGCAAAAG CTTGGAGCAAATGCTATATTGGCCGTGTCTCTTGCTGTTTGCAAAGCTGGTGCTAGTGCCCTGAATATTCCCCTTTACAAG CATATCGCCAACCTTGCCGGAAACAAGAAGCTGGTGTTGCCAGTTCCTGCTTTTAATGTCATCAATGGCGGATCACATGCAGGAAATAAACTTGCTATGCAG GAGTTTATGATTCTTCCGGTTGGAGCTGTTACTTTCAAGGAGGCAATGAAAATGGGTGTGGAAGTCTATCACCATTTGAAG AGTGTGATTAAAAAGAAGTACGGTCAAGATGCAACAAATGTTGGTGATGAAGGTGGCTTTGCTCCTAATATTCAG GAGAACAAGGAAGGCCTTGAATTACTTAAAACCGCTATTGCTAAAGCCGGTTATACAGGAAAG GTCGTTATTGGAATGGATGTTGCTGCATCTGAATTTTATGGTGCGTCCGACAAGAGCTATGATTTGAACTTCAAGGAAGAA AACAATGATGGCTCACAAAAGATCTCAGGAAAGGAGCTCAAGGATCTCTACAAGTCATTTGTGAGTGAATACCCTATTGTATCAATTGAAGATCCGTTTGACCAAGACGACTGGGAGCACTACGCCTTGATGACGAGTGAAATTGGCGAAAAAGTACAGATTGTGGGAGATGATCTCTTGGTCACTAATCCCAAG AGAGTTGAGAAGGCAATCAAGGAGAAATCTTGCAACGCACTTCTTTTGAAG GTTAATCAAATTGGATCTGTAACTGAGAGCATTGAAGCTGTGAGAATGTCCAAGCATGCTGGTTGGGGAGTAATGGCCAGTCACCGCAG TGGAGAGACAGAGGACACTTTCATTGCTGATCTCTCTGTGGGTTTGGCAACG GGCCAAATTAAGACGGGAGCTCCATGCAGATCAGAGCGTCTTGCCAAGTATAATCAGGTTAACATCTTTGTCTTTTCATGTGCACCatctctttgtttcttttctggCTTTGCTTCCAATtcaggctgtgtttggatctctGATTTGAAGTAG